The Paraflavitalea devenefica genome contains a region encoding:
- a CDS encoding AraC family transcriptional regulator, whose product MLAFMLWFFSLACLDLRLFQESILYTTTLGGFIDAFIPLMIIMPMGPLLYFYIRASLEPDFRLRPYRKHFYSVLLDVLPQIAAVIYIGGILIGLIKKAIPMDYYRDVYNIYVDIPRWLSLTIYLWLSARYLAAFPSTASAGGVETENRVTLRWLRQFVRVFLVFQFIWLLYLIPYVIPRYSNRLLQLVDWYPVFIPLAVLIYWLGIKALLVTYNLPVVIRKTTGSTAAIPADVVQQTIAALKKAMEQETLYLDPSLNLTGLSRHTGIAPKTISAVLNQHLHTSFNEFVNEYRIREFKKRVVAADLQHLTMTGIAFDCGFNSQPTFQRTFKQLTGMSPSEYRKSVIEKQE is encoded by the coding sequence ATGCTTGCCTTTATGCTCTGGTTTTTCTCCCTTGCCTGCCTTGATCTTCGCCTTTTCCAGGAGTCAATATTATACACCACAACCCTCGGTGGTTTTATAGACGCTTTCATTCCTCTCATGATCATTATGCCCATGGGGCCCTTACTATACTTTTACATCCGCGCCAGCCTTGAACCGGATTTCCGCCTGCGTCCCTACCGCAAGCACTTTTATTCCGTGTTGCTGGATGTGCTGCCACAAATAGCAGCGGTAATATACATAGGTGGCATCCTGATAGGGCTCATAAAAAAGGCCATTCCAATGGATTATTACAGGGATGTGTACAATATATATGTGGATATACCCCGGTGGCTGTCGCTTACCATTTACCTATGGCTCTCTGCCCGCTACCTGGCGGCTTTTCCCTCCACAGCATCTGCCGGTGGCGTGGAAACAGAAAATAGGGTTACCCTGCGCTGGCTACGCCAGTTTGTACGGGTATTTCTCGTTTTCCAGTTTATATGGCTGCTTTATTTAATTCCTTATGTCATTCCACGGTACAGCAACCGGCTGCTGCAACTGGTAGATTGGTATCCTGTATTCATTCCACTGGCCGTACTCATCTACTGGCTGGGCATCAAAGCATTACTGGTAACCTACAACCTGCCGGTAGTCATCCGCAAAACCACGGGCAGCACTGCTGCCATACCGGCCGATGTAGTACAGCAAACCATCGCTGCCCTGAAAAAGGCCATGGAGCAGGAAACACTTTACCTCGATCCCTCCCTCAACCTTACCGGGTTGTCACGGCATACGGGTATTGCTCCCAAAACCATCTCGGCCGTCCTCAACCAGCACCTGCACACCAGCTTTAATGAATTTGTCAATGAATACCGCATCCGGGAATTCAAAAAGCGGGTGGTGGCGGCCGACCTGCAACACCTTACCATGACCGGCATTGCGTTCGACTGCGGGTTCAACTCACAGCCTACCTTTCAGCGCACCTTTAAGCAGCT